Proteins from a genomic interval of Desulfofustis limnaeus:
- a CDS encoding EAL domain-containing protein, which translates to MNRLPSQLNYPSIYPPLFFVILAVLVGIVPERWAHGADAPPTLETVRLHLKWRHQFQFAGYYAAIEQGFFRQAGLDVELVEGKPAIDPIDELVAGRVDYAIDSPAALVHFQQGAPIVAVAAIFQHSPVVVITRTADSLTTPQSFAGKRIMMKAGLDVEVQAMLAEEGIPLDRLTIVPHTWSIEDLRAGNIDAQTAYISNEPYFFEVAGVPVTIINPLNYGIDFYGDCLFTTKDHALNNFEQIERFRKAVQQGWLYALSHPGELARLIHHRYTSEKGVDQLLFEAKAVSRLIQPDLVEIGHMNPQRWERIGQTFRKLGLVDSEVDIAGFTYMDIKEHLDQTRQRWIAVGLWAVGLAFLSGGILALGLLVFNRRLSGVVRQRTASLAEREQHFRAFFELTNVGVARFDVRTGRFMECNRKFEETIGYLEEELTQLTLFDITHPDDTSYNRELLAKLVAGEIKEYTLEKRYLHKNGTVIWGIVSASPLWRPDQQPQFAVAVMRDISARKEAEERLIFADKVFEHSIEGIVLTDADGTIMRVNPAFTTITGYATEEAIGANPRILKSDRHPPEFYKDMWEQLINSGQWAGEIWNRRKNGEAYPEWLTINAIRNQGGATTHYVAVFHDISELKQQQEALLHLAHHDALTGLPNRILINDRLKMALATINRTNDKLALLYLDLDNFKHINDAFGHNIGDELLISLSQRLAGQLRRGDTMARLGGDEFLILLPKLDHTDSVSMVAVRLIDSLKDPFRTQDLELHITGSIGVTIGPDDGSDAMTLIKNADIAMYRAKSLGRNNYQFFAPELDIQAHRRMSLELQLRRALEKGEFELFYQPLVTIDDGAIVGAEALIRWRHDEVVVSPNEFIPLAEDTGLILPLGEWVIRTAAAQASRWRHEGHELSVSVNLSPRQFVGQDLVTLLCSLIDAGEFEPGRLYFEVTESMVMGDLAQTQKIMGALRDLGIKFYLDDFGTGYSSLSYLKRLPIDGVKIDRAFIKDIVHDQDSREISSAIVSLANTLHLAIVAEGVETPLQRETLLNMGPMIIQGYLASRPVPASQFGLLLESGRIDWTK; encoded by the coding sequence ATGAATCGTCTTCCCTCCCAGCTCAACTACCCATCCATATATCCACCCCTTTTTTTTGTCATTCTGGCCGTGCTGGTTGGCATTGTACCGGAGCGGTGGGCACACGGAGCCGATGCGCCGCCCACCCTGGAGACGGTGCGGCTGCATTTGAAATGGCGACATCAGTTTCAGTTCGCCGGTTATTACGCGGCAATCGAGCAGGGTTTTTTTCGCCAAGCCGGACTGGACGTAGAACTCGTGGAAGGGAAACCGGCCATCGACCCCATCGACGAGCTTGTGGCCGGCCGGGTTGATTACGCCATCGACTCCCCCGCTGCCCTGGTTCATTTTCAGCAGGGTGCGCCGATCGTCGCCGTCGCTGCTATTTTTCAGCACTCACCGGTAGTCGTCATCACGCGTACCGCAGACAGCTTGACGACGCCGCAGAGTTTCGCCGGCAAGCGGATCATGATGAAAGCGGGGTTAGATGTGGAAGTGCAGGCCATGCTTGCCGAAGAAGGCATCCCGCTGGACCGGCTGACCATCGTTCCGCACACGTGGTCGATAGAAGACCTCAGGGCGGGAAACATCGATGCCCAAACCGCTTATATTTCCAACGAGCCTTATTTTTTTGAAGTTGCGGGAGTGCCGGTCACCATCATCAATCCCCTCAACTACGGCATCGATTTTTATGGTGATTGTCTTTTCACGACCAAAGACCATGCACTGAACAACTTTGAGCAGATTGAAAGATTCAGGAAAGCGGTGCAGCAAGGATGGCTCTACGCCCTGAGCCATCCTGGTGAACTTGCCCGGTTAATTCATCACCGATATACCTCAGAAAAAGGGGTTGACCAGCTGCTTTTCGAGGCGAAAGCCGTCAGCCGGCTGATTCAGCCGGATCTGGTCGAGATCGGTCACATGAACCCACAGCGCTGGGAGCGCATCGGGCAGACGTTCAGAAAGCTTGGTCTTGTTGACAGCGAGGTGGATATAGCCGGATTCACCTACATGGACATCAAAGAACACCTCGATCAAACCAGGCAACGATGGATCGCCGTCGGCCTGTGGGCGGTAGGGCTCGCTTTCCTTTCGGGTGGCATACTCGCTCTCGGACTGCTCGTCTTCAATCGCCGCCTCTCCGGCGTGGTTCGGCAACGCACAGCTTCCCTGGCGGAACGGGAACAACATTTTCGCGCCTTCTTCGAATTGACCAACGTCGGCGTTGCGAGATTTGATGTCCGTACCGGCAGATTTATGGAATGCAACCGGAAATTTGAGGAGACCATCGGGTATCTCGAAGAGGAACTGACTCAGCTGACCCTTTTCGACATCACCCATCCCGACGATACCAGCTACAACCGAGAGCTACTTGCCAAGCTCGTCGCCGGTGAGATAAAGGAGTACACCCTCGAAAAACGCTATCTTCATAAGAACGGCACAGTAATCTGGGGGATCGTTTCCGCATCGCCCCTCTGGCGCCCAGACCAACAACCGCAGTTTGCCGTGGCCGTCATGCGCGACATCTCGGCACGCAAGGAGGCCGAGGAGCGACTCATATTCGCTGACAAAGTCTTTGAGCACTCCATCGAGGGGATCGTCTTGACCGATGCAGATGGTACCATCATGCGCGTCAACCCGGCCTTCACCACCATCACCGGATACGCTACCGAAGAGGCGATCGGCGCCAATCCCCGCATCTTGAAATCGGACAGACATCCACCGGAATTCTACAAGGACATGTGGGAACAACTGATCAACAGCGGACAATGGGCCGGCGAGATCTGGAACCGAAGGAAAAACGGCGAAGCCTATCCGGAATGGCTGACCATCAACGCCATTCGCAACCAGGGCGGCGCCACCACTCATTACGTCGCTGTCTTTCATGACATCTCCGAGCTGAAGCAACAGCAGGAGGCGCTGTTGCACCTGGCTCATCACGATGCTCTGACCGGTCTGCCCAACCGGATTCTGATCAACGACCGGCTGAAAATGGCCCTGGCCACAATCAACCGGACCAACGACAAACTTGCCTTACTCTACCTGGACCTGGACAACTTCAAGCATATTAACGACGCCTTCGGCCACAATATCGGTGACGAGTTGCTGATCAGCCTTTCCCAGCGTCTAGCTGGGCAATTGCGACGCGGCGACACCATGGCCAGACTTGGCGGCGACGAGTTTCTCATTCTGCTCCCGAAACTCGACCATACCGATTCGGTGAGTATGGTCGCCGTTCGCCTCATCGACAGCTTGAAGGACCCCTTTCGTACCCAGGATCTCGAACTCCATATCACCGGCAGTATCGGTGTAACCATCGGTCCGGACGATGGCAGCGACGCCATGACCCTGATCAAGAATGCCGACATCGCCATGTACCGGGCTAAATCCTTGGGGCGCAACAATTACCAGTTTTTCGCTCCGGAGCTGGACATTCAAGCCCACCGCCGCATGTCTCTCGAATTACAGCTGCGTCGTGCCCTGGAAAAAGGTGAGTTCGAGTTATTCTATCAACCGCTGGTCACCATCGATGACGGTGCTATTGTCGGCGCAGAGGCGCTGATACGATGGCGTCATGACGAAGTCGTGGTGTCCCCGAACGAATTTATCCCCCTGGCTGAAGACACCGGCCTGATCCTGCCGCTTGGTGAATGGGTAATCAGGACTGCTGCTGCTCAGGCAAGCCGCTGGCGGCATGAGGGGCATGAGCTTTCGGTCTCGGTTAATCTCTCACCGCGCCAGTTCGTCGGACAGGACCTGGTCACCCTGCTCTGCTCGTTGATCGACGCCGGAGAATTCGAGCCGGGCCGGCTTTATTTCGAAGTAACCGAATCGATGGTCATGGGTGATCTGGCGCAAACCCAGAAAATCATGGGAGCGCTCCGCGATCTCGGGATCAAATTCTATCTCGATGATTTCGGTACCGGTTATTCGTCCCTCTCCTATCTGAAACGACTGCCGATCGACGGGGTGAAAATTGATCGAGCCTTTATCAAGGATATCGTCCATGACCAGGACAGCCGGGAGATATCAAGCGCCATTGTCTCCCTGGCCAACACCCTCCATCTGGCCATCGTTGCCGAAGGGGTGGAAACCCCGCTGCAACGGGAAACGCTACTGAACATGGGGCCGATGATCATACAAGGGTATCTGGCCAGCCGGCCGGTGCCGGCCTCCCAGTTCGGGCTCCTCCTCGAATCGGGGCGAATCGACTGGACAAAGTGA
- a CDS encoding DUF2971 domain-containing protein has translation MDDISQLTETLFADTPKGSLYHYTTLSGLLGIVQSRKLWASDIRYMNDSAELRHSADLIRSEVQERISRKQGRPDLLGRFVDWVSHRITNGHLLFGASFRSHGNLLSQWRGYSTHGKGVSLGFAAEYITTCAEVQHFQIGKCIYEPARQKRLIGQVLDALEVLVERQLTGQESRERLFAVYGQVFDQIETDLLRIAAILKHPSFREEKEWRIVSPVYTGGAGRTILFREANAMLVPYVEFDLVPEGHGPPQLDHVYVGPSPNSNISVNSVQMFLSRNDIIPSRGIEYCQIPYRLR, from the coding sequence ATGGACGATATCAGTCAACTTACCGAAACCCTGTTTGCTGATACCCCGAAGGGTTCGCTCTATCACTACACTACGCTCAGCGGACTGCTGGGCATTGTTCAAAGCCGAAAGCTATGGGCCAGTGACATCCGATATATGAACGATTCTGCGGAATTGAGGCATAGTGCCGACCTGATCCGCAGCGAAGTGCAGGAACGGATTTCTCGTAAGCAGGGTCGGCCTGACCTGCTTGGCCGGTTCGTCGACTGGGTCAGCCACCGGATTACCAACGGTCATCTGCTGTTTGGCGCCTCCTTTCGTTCCCACGGCAACCTGTTGAGCCAGTGGCGCGGATACAGCACTCATGGTAAAGGGGTCAGCCTCGGCTTTGCTGCCGAGTACATCACCACATGTGCCGAAGTCCAGCACTTCCAGATCGGCAAATGCATCTACGAACCAGCCCGACAGAAGCGTCTCATCGGCCAGGTGCTCGATGCGCTGGAAGTCCTGGTGGAACGCCAGCTCACCGGCCAGGAGAGCCGGGAGCGGCTCTTTGCCGTCTATGGCCAGGTCTTTGATCAGATTGAAACCGACCTGTTGCGCATCGCTGCCATTCTCAAGCATCCCTCTTTCCGCGAGGAAAAAGAATGGCGAATCGTCTCGCCTGTCTATACCGGAGGCGCCGGCCGCACCATCCTCTTTCGCGAGGCCAACGCCATGCTTGTCCCCTATGTGGAGTTTGACCTGGTTCCGGAAGGCCATGGCCCGCCACAACTGGATCACGTCTATGTCGGTCCGTCTCCGAACAGCAATATTTCGGTCAATTCGGTTCAGATGTTTCTCTCTCGGAACGACATCATTCCTTCCCGCGGTATCGAGTACTGCCAGATTCCGTATCGCCTGCGTTGA
- a CDS encoding MtrB/PioB family outer membrane beta-barrel protein: MKRMLFLPVALVITVPSTALSEFQGHIDLGIRTTQFNSGESSAKFDEYRDMSDGLFGAAGLYYDTDSHYLDIEVENPGLTDQSLEIQGGKFGRYKATLYFDELTHRLSDGARSPALGIGSNYLLIPNANLPFTVPPRSAWTEFDYEIERQVYGGKVTVKAASPWYYRLSLEQQRHEGTMPWGLFNTSDFELPMPIDYTTNNLMAESGYQGEETSFVLTASFSDFDNDNDLFTTNNGNEIEEYSTAADNYSYNISGRLKQRLPMDSLLALKASYSRHVSETDFSKYLLIDSPTIDGTFDGDITYLRFNSAVTTRWSNAADSRLYYHFIDRSNDSDEITSIDGGRRTNHLYEYSKHQAGFDYNHRLNGANRLAAGYGFTYTDQNREDAETSRDHQIFAQWKNTSIDWVTTKLKLEYVNRSSDTGYSPETLEGDGLIHLYFTPFDYASKDQYRAELSFDFLVTDNIDLGARYGLEYRDYDTTRFGVQDDQRHEIYLDLGLRALGTMQLNTFAGYEYTTSDYASRRYNPGFALPTIPASATNFNWTQETSYDFFVVGGSLTIPVRHDLDVILNANYQVVDGNVDFARAAAAGDPLETVKEADDYYRTELGIKTHYQLDENWKFTLGYLFALSNLDEWKYENYTYNPGTGYLSGAGLDQDYEAHQVYLITSYRF, translated from the coding sequence ATGAAACGGATGCTCTTTCTACCTGTGGCCCTGGTTATAACCGTTCCTTCCACCGCTCTGTCAGAATTCCAAGGTCACATCGATCTCGGTATACGGACGACTCAGTTCAACTCAGGCGAATCCAGCGCCAAATTCGATGAATATAGGGATATGAGTGACGGTCTCTTCGGGGCGGCCGGTCTCTATTACGATACGGACAGCCACTATCTCGATATCGAAGTTGAGAACCCGGGACTTACCGACCAATCCCTGGAAATCCAGGGTGGGAAGTTCGGCAGATACAAGGCGACGCTCTATTTCGACGAGTTGACCCATCGTCTCTCGGACGGTGCCCGTAGCCCGGCACTGGGCATCGGCAGCAACTATCTGCTGATACCGAATGCCAACCTACCGTTCACGGTACCGCCTCGATCGGCCTGGACCGAGTTCGACTACGAAATCGAGCGCCAGGTATACGGCGGCAAGGTGACGGTAAAAGCGGCATCACCGTGGTACTACCGCTTATCCCTGGAACAACAACGTCACGAAGGAACCATGCCCTGGGGACTGTTCAACACGTCCGATTTCGAACTGCCCATGCCCATCGATTACACCACCAACAACCTTATGGCCGAGAGCGGTTACCAGGGTGAAGAGACCAGTTTTGTATTGACGGCCAGCTTCAGCGATTTCGACAACGACAACGACCTCTTCACCACCAATAATGGAAATGAGATAGAGGAATACAGTACCGCGGCCGACAACTACAGCTACAACATCAGCGGTCGATTGAAGCAACGATTGCCCATGGACAGCCTGCTCGCCTTGAAGGCCTCATATAGTCGCCATGTCAGCGAAACGGATTTCAGCAAATACCTGCTTATCGACTCACCAACGATAGACGGCACCTTCGACGGCGACATCACCTATCTGCGCTTCAACTCGGCAGTGACCACGCGGTGGAGCAATGCCGCCGATTCGAGGCTCTATTACCATTTCATCGACCGCAGCAACGACTCCGACGAGATCACCTCGATAGACGGCGGCCGTCGCACCAATCACCTTTACGAATACTCCAAACACCAGGCCGGCTTCGATTATAATCACCGGTTGAACGGAGCCAACCGGCTTGCTGCCGGTTACGGCTTTACCTACACCGACCAGAACCGCGAAGATGCCGAAACGTCAAGGGATCACCAGATTTTTGCCCAGTGGAAGAACACCTCGATCGACTGGGTCACCACCAAGCTCAAACTCGAATATGTCAACCGTTCTTCCGACACTGGCTACAGTCCCGAGACCCTTGAAGGCGATGGCCTGATCCACCTCTATTTCACACCCTTCGATTACGCCAGCAAAGATCAGTACCGGGCAGAGCTTTCGTTCGATTTCCTGGTGACCGACAACATCGATCTCGGCGCCCGCTACGGGCTGGAATACCGTGATTACGACACCACCCGATTCGGCGTTCAGGACGACCAGCGGCATGAAATATACCTGGATCTCGGCCTGCGAGCACTCGGGACCATGCAGCTCAATACGTTTGCCGGGTACGAGTACACCACCAGTGACTATGCCTCACGTCGCTATAACCCTGGTTTTGCTTTGCCGACCATCCCGGCCAGTGCCACCAATTTTAACTGGACCCAGGAGACAAGCTATGACTTCTTCGTCGTCGGCGGCAGCCTGACCATCCCGGTCCGGCACGATCTCGATGTTATTCTCAACGCCAATTACCAGGTGGTTGACGGTAACGTCGATTTCGCCCGCGCCGCCGCTGCCGGCGACCCGCTGGAGACGGTGAAGGAGGCGGACGATTACTACCGGACCGAACTCGGCATAAAGACACACTATCAACTCGACGAAAACTGGAAGTTCACGCTCGGTTATCTCTTTGCCCTCTCCAATCTCGACGAGTGGAAGTACGAAAATTACACCTATAACCCCGGCACCGGCTATCTGAGTGGAGCTGGACTCGACCAGGACTACGAAGCCCACCAGGTATACCTGATAACCAGCTACCGATTCTAA
- a CDS encoding DmsE family decaheme c-type cytochrome, translated as MKRMLKKVLPLLPILLMVGFLPLLTSGDGLSAEEELAGYIGAETCKECHEQQYATYASSVHAKKSIKGPQSQNACETCHGPGAMHVEKGGGRDVDIFDFNDRVDAQARSAQCLTCHAQTPGMDLWEMGVHARNDVACDSCHALHTGRSQKPDDPDVCFECHRSVKVEANKRSHHPILQGKVSCSSCHAPHGSMTRSMLVADDAQELCFLCHADKRGPVVWEHPPVEENCQSCHTPHGSSHTRLLSERIPQLCQNCHDWSRHPGTPYDDAASFASRWDCLRCHPAIHGSNSPHGGGMRYVR; from the coding sequence ATGAAGAGAATGTTGAAAAAGGTGCTGCCATTGCTGCCGATCCTTTTAATGGTCGGCTTTTTGCCGCTGCTTACCAGTGGTGACGGCCTGTCTGCCGAAGAGGAACTGGCCGGGTATATCGGTGCCGAAACCTGTAAAGAGTGTCATGAACAGCAATACGCCACCTATGCCAGTTCGGTGCACGCAAAAAAATCGATCAAAGGCCCACAGTCACAAAACGCCTGTGAAACATGCCACGGCCCCGGGGCCATGCACGTCGAGAAAGGCGGCGGCAGGGATGTGGACATCTTTGATTTCAACGACCGGGTGGACGCTCAGGCCAGATCGGCGCAGTGCTTGACCTGCCATGCACAGACGCCGGGCATGGATCTCTGGGAGATGGGCGTCCACGCTCGAAACGACGTGGCCTGTGATTCCTGCCATGCCCTGCACACGGGAAGAAGCCAGAAACCGGACGATCCGGACGTCTGCTTTGAGTGTCACCGCTCCGTCAAGGTTGAAGCAAACAAGCGGTCCCACCACCCTATTCTGCAGGGCAAGGTCAGTTGTTCTTCCTGTCACGCTCCCCATGGCAGCATGACCAGGAGCATGTTGGTGGCCGACGATGCGCAGGAACTCTGTTTTCTGTGTCATGCCGATAAACGGGGTCCGGTGGTCTGGGAGCACCCCCCGGTCGAGGAGAATTGTCAGAGCTGCCACACGCCGCACGGCAGTTCCCATACCCGTTTGCTGAGCGAACGTATTCCCCAGCTCTGCCAGAACTGCCATGACTGGTCACGTCATCCCGGCACCCCCTATGACGATGCTGCTTCCTTTGCCAGCCGCTGGGATTGCCTCCGCTGTCATCCTGCCATCCATGGCTCCAACTCACCGCATGGCGGTGGTATGCGCTACGTACGATAA
- a CDS encoding formylglycine-generating enzyme family protein, which produces MELKRKKVLLAILCAFLPGTVAAAETQYTEPVTGMIFALIPGGCYSMGDSAGDGDPNERPVREVCVGDFLIGTHEVTNKQYKLFQPNHGSGSSQGASLDGDDLPVVNVSWEDARAFAQWLSTQSGATYRLPSEAEWEYAARAGSSQSRYWGNSVDDTCTYANVADLTAQQQWAKWTVFPCSDGYAAAAPVGSFKANDYGLYDMLGNVWEWCEDVYNSEAYEKLPKDNPLYTGSGEYRVMRGGGWSNGPLGVRSSHRVGLSPGFGHHSLGFRLVKSTP; this is translated from the coding sequence ATGGAGTTAAAGAGGAAGAAGGTATTACTCGCCATACTGTGCGCTTTCCTTCCCGGCACGGTAGCCGCTGCGGAAACCCAGTACACGGAACCGGTAACCGGCATGATCTTTGCCCTCATCCCGGGTGGGTGCTACTCCATGGGAGACAGTGCCGGCGACGGCGACCCCAACGAACGCCCGGTAAGAGAAGTGTGCGTTGGAGATTTTCTCATCGGCACCCATGAAGTGACCAACAAACAATACAAACTGTTCCAACCGAACCATGGCAGCGGTAGCTCGCAAGGCGCCTCACTGGACGGTGACGATCTACCGGTGGTCAACGTCTCCTGGGAAGATGCCAGAGCCTTCGCGCAATGGCTCTCGACCCAAAGCGGAGCCACCTACCGACTGCCATCCGAAGCGGAATGGGAATATGCAGCTCGGGCAGGCAGCTCTCAAAGCCGGTATTGGGGAAACTCCGTCGATGACACCTGCACCTATGCCAATGTGGCCGACCTGACGGCACAGCAACAATGGGCAAAATGGACCGTCTTCCCCTGCTCTGACGGCTACGCTGCGGCGGCACCGGTGGGCAGCTTCAAGGCCAACGACTACGGTTTGTACGATATGCTCGGCAATGTCTGGGAATGGTGCGAGGACGTTTATAACAGCGAGGCCTATGAAAAACTGCCCAAAGACAACCCTCTCTACACCGGCAGCGGGGAATACCGGGTCATGCGTGGCGGCGGCTGGAGCAACGGACCGCTCGGAGTTAGAAGCTCGCACCGAGTGGGGCTTTCCCCAGGATTTGGCCACCATTCGCTCGGCTTTCGTCTGGTCAAGAGCACGCCCTAG
- the arsN2 gene encoding arsenic resistance N-acetyltransferase ArsN2, which produces MALSKEMEALLREAGLPTSDLSFCPHLELLGVRESGQLLGLVGVERYKEVGLLRSLVVAETHRGQGYGAFLVSQAESLACRNGIQRLYVLTVSAADFFTRLGYQVTDRRQAPEAIRVTTEFSHLCPYSSILMSKGLLCAP; this is translated from the coding sequence ATGGCCCTTTCCAAAGAAATGGAAGCGCTCCTGCGAGAAGCCGGACTTCCAACGTCTGATCTATCTTTTTGTCCCCATCTTGAGCTGTTGGGTGTGCGAGAGTCCGGACAACTGCTCGGCCTGGTGGGTGTCGAACGGTATAAAGAGGTTGGCTTGCTTCGCTCTCTGGTCGTGGCAGAAACGCACCGTGGCCAGGGGTACGGTGCGTTTCTGGTGTCACAAGCGGAGAGTTTGGCCTGCCGTAACGGCATTCAGCGTCTCTACGTGCTGACGGTCAGCGCGGCTGATTTTTTTACCAGGCTGGGGTACCAGGTCACAGACCGGAGACAAGCGCCGGAAGCCATCAGGGTGACAACTGAGTTTTCCCACCTGTGCCCGTACTCCTCAATCCTGATGAGCAAAGGACTCCTTTGCGCGCCGTAG
- the nudC gene encoding NAD(+) diphosphatase, with translation MPFFGPAPADRETVCWFVFSNAMLLLVRSAGGALVLPSGWQRPVPTASISYERLVARHQRRSCVVIACEDGFDHAEHGFEGVSLRQAAELLGTDLWLIAGRADQILNWHRSHQFCGCCGQRTVEKSGEAVKVCTTCGATAYPRLAPAVIMAVTRDDAILLGRSPRFPAGMYSTLAGFVEPGETLEAAVAREIYEEVGVEVVDIRYVASQPWPFPHSLMLGFTCRYLRGEIRINHDELEDAAWFHADRMPRLPSSISIARLLIDGFLADRGIVLT, from the coding sequence ATGCCATTTTTCGGACCGGCGCCGGCCGATCGCGAGACGGTCTGTTGGTTTGTCTTCAGCAATGCCATGCTGCTGCTGGTCAGATCTGCGGGAGGCGCCTTGGTGCTTCCGAGCGGTTGGCAGCGCCCGGTGCCGACCGCATCAATTTCTTACGAACGGCTTGTGGCCAGGCATCAGCGACGCAGTTGCGTCGTCATCGCTTGTGAAGACGGGTTCGACCACGCGGAGCACGGTTTTGAGGGAGTAAGTCTGCGGCAGGCTGCGGAATTGCTCGGCACCGACCTGTGGCTCATTGCCGGCCGCGCCGATCAGATCCTGAACTGGCATCGCAGTCATCAGTTTTGCGGGTGTTGCGGCCAACGCACGGTGGAAAAGAGCGGTGAGGCGGTAAAGGTGTGCACTACCTGTGGAGCGACCGCCTACCCCCGCCTGGCTCCGGCGGTCATCATGGCGGTCACCAGGGATGATGCCATCCTGCTTGGCCGGTCGCCCCGGTTTCCGGCCGGTATGTACAGCACGCTGGCCGGCTTCGTCGAACCGGGCGAGACGCTGGAGGCCGCAGTCGCCCGCGAAATATACGAGGAAGTGGGAGTGGAAGTCGTCGATATCCGATATGTCGCCAGCCAACCGTGGCCGTTTCCCCACTCCTTGATGCTCGGCTTTACCTGCCGTTATCTTCGTGGCGAGATCAGGATAAACCACGATGAACTTGAGGACGCCGCCTGGTTTCATGCTGACCGGATGCCTCGCTTGCCGTCGTCGATCAGCATCGCCCGTTTGCTCATCGACGGGTTTCTGGCGGACCGGGGAATCGTTCTGACCTGA
- the sugE gene encoding quaternary ammonium compound efflux SMR transporter SugE yields MDWFILVTAGLFEIGWAVGLKYTEGFTRLWPTVGTVLSMIISLGLLGIAMKSLPVGTAYAVWVGVGSVGTAILGIVLLGEAAHPLRLVSLGLIVAGIVGLKLASSA; encoded by the coding sequence ATGGATTGGTTTATTCTTGTGACAGCTGGTCTCTTCGAAATCGGTTGGGCGGTCGGACTTAAGTACACCGAAGGTTTTACTCGCCTGTGGCCCACGGTTGGCACCGTGCTGTCCATGATCATCAGCCTCGGCTTGCTCGGTATCGCCATGAAGAGCCTTCCTGTCGGTACGGCCTATGCAGTCTGGGTAGGGGTGGGCTCTGTCGGCACAGCCATCCTCGGTATTGTCCTGCTGGGAGAGGCGGCACATCCTTTGAGGTTAGTAAGCCTGGGGCTGATCGTCGCGGGTATTGTTGGCCTCAAGCTCGCATCATCTGCCTGA
- the aroQ gene encoding type II 3-dehydroquinate dehydratase has translation MEVRRVPTTIAVVHGPNLNLLGKREVGIYGGKTMEEINAEVASAARILGVDVEFYQSNSEGDLVTYIQNCVGRVAGIVINAGAYTHYSIAVRDALAAVKIPTAEVHISNIYQREPFRHTSVIAPVCVGQISGFGGYGYVLALQALVHGAE, from the coding sequence ATGGAGGTGAGGCGAGTGCCAACAACAATAGCCGTCGTACACGGTCCGAACCTGAACCTGCTCGGCAAGCGTGAGGTGGGGATCTATGGAGGGAAGACCATGGAGGAGATCAACGCGGAGGTTGCCTCCGCAGCCCGAATCCTGGGTGTTGATGTCGAGTTCTATCAATCCAATAGCGAAGGTGATCTGGTTACCTATATTCAAAACTGCGTCGGAAGAGTGGCCGGCATCGTTATCAACGCAGGCGCCTATACCCACTATTCCATCGCGGTACGGGATGCGCTCGCCGCCGTCAAAATACCGACGGCTGAGGTCCATATTTCCAACATTTACCAGCGTGAGCCGTTTCGTCATACATCGGTGATCGCCCCGGTTTGTGTCGGGCAGATCAGCGGTTTTGGCGGATATGGTTACGTGCTGGCACTACAGGCTCTGGTGCATGGGGCAGAGTGA